The following proteins come from a genomic window of Hymenobacter canadensis:
- a CDS encoding cell division protein FtsX produces MAQPRPTRKKKLGSYPHTMVVFSITLALLVVGLFGLLLIHAHKLSNLVKENIEMQVYLDRDLPPTELLRLQQDFARKPYIAQRDGQAQVRFLSREEGAKQFIEQTGEDFQQFLGDNPLRDAYILKINAEYSDSLQMGRIERELKAEPGVHEVQYVQSLISSINQNVRKLSLVLLGFAVVLTFVVTVLINNTIKLALFSQRFLIRSMQLVGATSFFIQRPFLNRATWQGLVSGILASLLLLALLQYAYLQVADLRALRDDRLIGALLLVMVALGCGIGFLSSYRAVRKYLGMSLDELY; encoded by the coding sequence ATGGCCCAACCCCGCCCGACCCGCAAGAAGAAGCTAGGCAGCTACCCGCACACGATGGTAGTGTTCAGCATCACGCTGGCGTTGCTGGTTGTCGGGCTGTTTGGGCTGCTGCTGATTCATGCGCACAAGCTCTCCAACCTAGTGAAGGAGAACATTGAGATGCAGGTGTACCTGGACCGCGACCTGCCACCCACCGAGCTGCTGCGGCTGCAGCAGGACTTCGCCCGCAAGCCCTACATCGCGCAGCGCGACGGCCAAGCGCAGGTGCGGTTTCTGAGCCGCGAGGAAGGCGCCAAGCAGTTCATTGAGCAGACCGGCGAAGACTTCCAGCAGTTCCTCGGCGACAACCCGCTGCGCGACGCATACATCCTGAAAATCAACGCCGAATATTCCGATTCGCTGCAGATGGGCCGCATTGAGCGCGAGTTGAAGGCCGAGCCGGGCGTACACGAGGTGCAGTACGTGCAGAGCCTGATCAGCTCCATCAACCAGAATGTGCGCAAGCTGAGTTTGGTGCTGCTGGGCTTTGCCGTGGTCCTGACCTTCGTCGTGACGGTGCTCATCAACAACACCATCAAGCTGGCCCTCTTCTCGCAACGCTTCCTCATCCGGAGCATGCAGCTGGTGGGCGCTACCTCGTTTTTCATTCAGCGGCCCTTCCTGAACCGCGCCACCTGGCAGGGCCTCGTGAGCGGTATTCTAGCAAGCCTGCTGCTGCTGGCGCTGCTCCAATACGCCTACCTGCAGGTGGCCGACCTGCGCGCCCTGCGCGACGACCGCCTCATTGGGGCGCTGCTGCTGGTGATGGTGGCGCTGGGCTGCGGCATTG